One Synergistaceae bacterium DZ-S4 genomic region harbors:
- the metA gene encoding homoserine O-succinyltransferase, giving the protein MPIKIPDSLPATQTLLNENIFVMDELRAAKQDIRPLQVALLNLMPTKIETETQFARLLGNTPLQVELTLLQTATYEAKNTSREHLLSFYQTFDQVCGRKFDGLVITGAPVELLEFEDVEYWDELCRIMEWSKTHVYSTLHICWGAQAALYYHYGIKKYPLPQKLFGVFPHEVEYRNSMLFRGFDDIFMAPHSRHTTICREDVESVPELQILASSEEAGVYVVKTEQGKQIFITGHSEYDAGTLEKEYLRDKNAGLPIEVPKNYYPCDDDTRRPVVSWKSSANLLFMNWLNYFVYQTTPFELDAIGTERESEWLKQ; this is encoded by the coding sequence ATGCCTATTAAGATACCGGACAGTCTCCCTGCGACACAGACGCTTCTGAATGAAAATATTTTCGTTATGGATGAACTCCGTGCGGCCAAACAGGACATAAGGCCGCTTCAGGTAGCACTGCTCAATCTCATGCCTACCAAGATAGAAACGGAGACGCAGTTCGCGCGGCTGCTTGGCAACACCCCTCTCCAGGTGGAGCTCACGCTTCTGCAGACTGCGACTTATGAGGCAAAAAACACCAGTCGGGAGCATCTTCTCTCCTTTTATCAGACATTTGACCAGGTCTGCGGGAGGAAGTTTGACGGACTTGTCATAACCGGAGCTCCGGTGGAACTGTTGGAATTTGAGGATGTCGAATACTGGGACGAACTGTGCAGGATAATGGAGTGGAGCAAGACCCATGTATACAGCACCCTCCATATATGCTGGGGTGCACAGGCAGCACTCTACTACCACTATGGAATCAAAAAGTACCCGCTTCCCCAAAAACTATTCGGAGTCTTCCCTCATGAGGTGGAGTACAGGAATTCCATGCTCTTCAGGGGTTTTGACGACATTTTCATGGCTCCGCATTCACGCCATACAACGATCTGCAGGGAGGATGTCGAATCTGTGCCAGAACTGCAGATCCTTGCATCTTCGGAGGAGGCGGGGGTCTACGTCGTAAAGACAGAACAGGGGAAACAGATATTTATAACAGGGCATTCGGAATATGATGCAGGAACGCTTGAAAAGGAGTATCTGAGGGATAAAAACGCAGGACTGCCCATAGAGGTGCCTAAGAACTACTACCCTTGCGATGACGACACACGCAGGCCGGTCGTAAGCTGGAAGAGCAGCGCCAACCTTCTCTTTATGAACTGGCTCAACTACTTTGTA